From Heliomicrobium modesticaldum Ice1, a single genomic window includes:
- the argS gene encoding arginine--tRNA ligase: MNFVEAIRRRISAAVVQALEGARNAKEVNVGPIPPFALEVPREKQHGDFATNVAMLMAREARMNPRQLAEKIVARIDRGDWLKDVQVAGPGFINFTLHHAWLYPVLPAVQQADEAYGASKVGAGRRVQVEFVSANPTGLLHMGNARGAALGDTLANLLRLAGFDVQKEFYINDAGNQIENFAKSLEARYLQLLGRDVPFPEEGYHGEDIVETMRGLIAKEGDKYLALESSLRREMLVKYALREKLDAIRRTLERFGVVYDVWFSEQSLHDSGAIQQTLERLRANGYIYENEGALWFKATALGEEKDEVLVRSNGIPTYFAADIAYHKNKFDRGFDWVINIWGADHHGHVSRMKNAVKAVGYDPKKLDVILMQLVRLYKGGEIVRMSKRTGQYITLDELIEEVGKDAARFFFVMRGADAHLDFDLDLAKRQSSENPVFYVQYAHARICSILRTAQEAGYAVPQGQQVEAGLDLTVLDHPAELALIRKIADLPDEVARAATQMEPHRMARYAQDLAALFHSFYTHCRVLTDEKELRDARLLLVDDSRIVLRNVLHCMGLTAPERM; this comes from the coding sequence GTGAACTTCGTTGAAGCTATTCGCCGCCGCATCTCGGCCGCCGTCGTCCAAGCCCTGGAAGGCGCCCGCAACGCCAAAGAGGTGAACGTTGGGCCGATCCCGCCCTTCGCCCTGGAGGTGCCTCGGGAAAAACAGCATGGCGATTTTGCCACCAACGTGGCTATGCTGATGGCCCGAGAGGCCCGCATGAACCCCCGCCAACTGGCGGAAAAGATCGTCGCCCGCATCGACCGGGGCGATTGGCTGAAAGACGTTCAAGTGGCCGGCCCGGGCTTCATCAATTTCACCTTGCACCACGCCTGGCTCTACCCCGTCCTCCCGGCGGTCCAGCAGGCGGACGAAGCTTACGGCGCTTCAAAGGTCGGCGCCGGACGGCGGGTGCAGGTGGAGTTTGTCAGCGCCAACCCGACAGGCCTCCTGCACATGGGCAACGCCCGCGGCGCCGCCCTCGGCGACACCCTGGCCAACCTGCTCCGCCTGGCCGGCTTCGATGTTCAGAAGGAGTTTTACATCAACGACGCCGGCAATCAGATCGAAAATTTCGCCAAGTCCCTAGAGGCGCGTTATCTGCAACTCCTGGGCCGCGACGTGCCCTTCCCGGAGGAAGGCTACCATGGCGAGGACATCGTCGAGACGATGCGCGGTCTTATCGCCAAAGAGGGCGACAAATACCTGGCCTTGGAGTCCTCCCTGCGCCGGGAGATGCTCGTCAAATACGCCCTGCGGGAGAAGCTGGACGCTATCCGCCGGACCCTGGAGCGCTTCGGCGTCGTCTATGATGTCTGGTTCTCCGAGCAGTCCCTCCACGACTCCGGCGCCATCCAGCAGACCCTGGAAAGATTGCGCGCTAACGGCTACATCTACGAAAACGAAGGCGCCCTCTGGTTCAAGGCGACGGCCCTCGGCGAGGAGAAGGACGAGGTGCTCGTCCGTTCCAACGGCATCCCTACCTATTTCGCCGCCGACATCGCCTACCACAAAAACAAGTTCGACCGCGGCTTTGATTGGGTGATCAACATCTGGGGCGCCGACCACCACGGCCACGTCTCGCGGATGAAAAACGCCGTCAAGGCCGTCGGCTACGACCCTAAGAAATTGGATGTCATCCTGATGCAGCTGGTGCGCCTCTACAAAGGCGGCGAGATCGTCCGCATGTCCAAGCGGACAGGGCAGTACATCACCCTCGACGAACTGATCGAGGAAGTCGGCAAGGACGCCGCCCGCTTCTTCTTCGTCATGCGCGGCGCCGACGCCCACCTCGACTTCGACCTGGACCTGGCCAAGCGCCAGTCCTCAGAAAACCCTGTCTTTTACGTCCAATACGCCCACGCCCGCATCTGCTCCATCCTGCGCACCGCTCAGGAAGCCGGCTACGCCGTGCCTCAGGGTCAACAGGTCGAGGCTGGCCTTGACCTGACCGTCCTCGACCACCCTGCCGAGCTCGCCCTGATCCGCAAGATCGCCGACCTGCCTGACGAGGTGGCCCGGGCGGCGACCCAGATGGAGCCCCACCGCATGGCCCGCTACGCCCAGGATCTGGCCGCCCTCTTCCACAGCTTCTACACCCACTGCCGCGTCCTCACCGACGAAAAGGAACTGCGCGACGCCCGCCTCCTCCTCGTCGACGACTCGCGCATCGTCCTCCGCAACGTCCTCCATTGCATGGGTTTGACAGCACCGGAGCGTATGTAG
- a CDS encoding DUF1934 domain-containing protein encodes MKKDVLVSVLGTQRNDVGETDTIHLVTEGRMFIKPNSYYIVYNESEISGMEGTTTALKVEANRVTLNRMGRSELKQTFEEGVLNESVYVTPYGSMHMGVLPSKVQVDLGDKGGSINLEYELQFDQRKLSDNSLLITVKEEHRFSELR; translated from the coding sequence ATGAAAAAGGACGTGCTGGTATCGGTCCTGGGAACCCAAAGGAACGACGTTGGGGAAACAGACACCATCCATCTCGTCACGGAAGGCAGGATGTTCATCAAGCCCAACTCCTATTACATCGTCTATAACGAATCTGAGATTTCCGGGATGGAAGGGACGACGACCGCCCTGAAGGTCGAAGCGAACCGGGTGACCCTGAACCGCATGGGTCGCTCAGAACTGAAGCAGACCTTCGAGGAAGGCGTCCTCAACGAGTCGGTCTATGTCACCCCCTATGGCAGCATGCACATGGGCGTCCTCCCCTCCAAGGTGCAGGTGGACCTGGGCGACAAAGGCGGCTCCATCAATCTGGAATATGAACTGCAGTTTGATCAGCGCAAGCTGAGCGACAACTCCCTCTTGATCACCGTGAAGGAGGAACATAGATTCAGTGAACTTCGTTGA
- a CDS encoding Crp/Fnr family transcriptional regulator, with the protein MREAIKIIDWESLRAIDVLASLPEGVLRELANQVGERVLKRRQPLLQEGEPADAVYFLHEGKVRLAKMNPDGQEKVLSIVDPGDIFGEIVAFDPGPSPYTAETMEPARVSRLPLKEFRQLVSDHPSLAAACLQVEARRLRQAYRHMKNLALLDTHGRVAARLFKLAHDYGVPDSRGTRIDFNLTRQELAQIVGTSRETVSRILAEYERLKILEVERQQIVICDLEELKLRATGGR; encoded by the coding sequence GTGAGGGAGGCGATCAAAATCATCGACTGGGAGTCCCTGAGGGCGATCGATGTGCTGGCCTCCTTGCCGGAGGGGGTTTTGCGGGAATTGGCCAATCAGGTGGGGGAACGGGTGTTGAAAAGACGCCAGCCCCTCTTGCAGGAGGGAGAGCCGGCTGACGCTGTCTACTTCCTCCATGAGGGCAAGGTGCGGCTGGCCAAGATGAACCCCGACGGCCAGGAGAAGGTGCTGTCGATCGTCGACCCCGGCGACATCTTCGGCGAGATCGTCGCTTTTGATCCGGGGCCGAGCCCCTACACGGCGGAGACGATGGAACCGGCCCGGGTGAGCCGGCTGCCCCTGAAGGAGTTCCGGCAGCTCGTCTCGGACCATCCTTCGCTGGCGGCGGCTTGCCTCCAGGTGGAGGCGCGGCGGCTCCGCCAGGCTTACCGCCATATGAAAAACCTCGCCCTCCTCGACACCCATGGGCGGGTGGCGGCGCGCCTCTTCAAGCTGGCCCATGATTACGGCGTCCCCGACAGCCGGGGAACCCGCATCGATTTCAATCTGACCCGCCAGGAACTGGCCCAGATCGTCGGCACCTCCCGGGAAACGGTCTCCCGCATCCTGGCCGAGTACGAGCGCCTGAAGATCCTGGAGGTGGAGCGCCAGCAGATCGTCATCTGCGACCTGGAGGAGTTGAAGCTGCGAGCCACCGGCGGACGCTGA
- the speD gene encoding adenosylmethionine decarboxylase, whose product MEIKSIKKLKLYGFNNLTKTLSFNMYDICYAKTPEHRKAYIEYIDEEYNSERLTNILIEVANIIGANILNIAKQDYDPQGASVTMLISEGKVEQDVENGQGNGNAIGSATDCDNGDGKAGEDCALLIPNAVAAHLDKSHITVHTYPESHPDKGISTFRADIDVSTCGMISPLKALNYLINSFSSDIVIADYRVRGFTRDVSGKKYFIDHKINSIQNYIAKETRELYQMIDVNVYQDNIFHTKMLLKEFDLDNYLFGTAKKELLPGEKKKIKQRLKKEMYEIFSGRNIPKV is encoded by the coding sequence ATGGAGATCAAATCGATTAAAAAGCTGAAGCTCTACGGGTTTAACAACCTGACCAAGACGCTGAGCTTCAACATGTATGATATCTGTTACGCCAAAACACCGGAACACCGCAAGGCCTATATTGAGTATATCGACGAGGAGTACAACTCGGAGCGCCTGACCAACATCCTGATCGAGGTGGCCAACATCATCGGCGCCAATATCCTCAACATCGCCAAGCAGGATTACGATCCCCAGGGCGCCAGCGTGACCATGCTGATCTCGGAGGGCAAGGTGGAGCAGGACGTCGAAAATGGGCAGGGCAACGGGAACGCAATAGGGAGCGCAACCGACTGCGACAATGGAGACGGGAAGGCAGGTGAAGACTGCGCCCTGCTCATCCCCAATGCGGTAGCGGCCCACCTGGACAAGAGCCACATCACCGTGCACACCTACCCGGAAAGCCATCCGGACAAAGGGATCAGCACCTTCCGGGCCGACATCGACGTATCCACCTGCGGCATGATCTCGCCGTTGAAGGCGCTGAACTACCTGATCAACAGCTTCAGCTCTGATATCGTCATCGCCGACTACCGGGTGCGCGGCTTCACCCGCGATGTGAGCGGGAAAAAATATTTCATTGACCACAAGATCAACTCGATTCAGAATTACATCGCCAAGGAAACGCGGGAACTCTATCAGATGATCGATGTGAACGTCTATCAGGACAACATCTTTCACACCAAGATGTTGCTGAAGGAATTCGACCTGGACAATTATTTATTCGGAACAGCCAAGAAAGAACTGTTGCCCGGCGAGAAGAAAAAGATCAAGCAACGCTTGAAGAAAGAGATGTATGAGATCTTCTCGGGGCGGAACATTCCCAAGGTGTGA
- a CDS encoding methyl-accepting chemotaxis protein — MANETAHTMDVSQLLHQLKEANNEMGKVVKTIDHITKQTNLLALNSAIEAARAGEAGRGFSVVAAEIKKLADRSFAATKESTDLIGNIQSKANDVIAVRTADVAYDTIDKIDRNLFERNCDVQAWATFDKIKACLREESPAHVASATALMKKIVDIYEVYYDLYLVNRSGRIVASGVDKSVVGLDMSSREWFAETMRRNDVYVTDMYYSDAVKGHTVAYSCPVRDEDGSVLGVFSTRFNWNYIYDIIDSARIGSTGDIFVINKAGLVIGARNRAGILQKDLSHLQAAQRAMAGETYGFTIERDDKGKLLIFGYARTRGYNAYKGKDWSVIVSEAL; from the coding sequence ATGGCGAATGAAACTGCCCATACCATGGATGTATCCCAACTGCTTCATCAACTCAAAGAAGCGAACAACGAGATGGGAAAAGTAGTAAAGACCATCGACCACATCACCAAGCAAACGAACCTTTTGGCCTTAAATTCCGCCATCGAGGCTGCACGGGCAGGCGAAGCGGGCCGCGGCTTCAGCGTCGTCGCAGCCGAGATCAAGAAGCTGGCTGACCGCAGCTTCGCTGCCACGAAAGAGAGCACCGATCTGATCGGCAACATCCAGAGCAAGGCGAACGACGTCATCGCCGTCCGCACCGCCGATGTGGCCTACGATACGATCGACAAGATCGATCGCAACCTCTTCGAGCGCAACTGCGACGTGCAGGCCTGGGCCACCTTCGACAAGATCAAAGCCTGCCTCCGCGAAGAGTCGCCGGCCCATGTAGCCAGCGCGACGGCATTGATGAAAAAAATCGTCGACATCTATGAGGTCTATTACGACCTGTATCTGGTCAACCGATCCGGCCGGATCGTCGCCTCCGGCGTGGACAAGTCGGTCGTCGGTCTGGACATGTCGAGCCGGGAATGGTTTGCCGAAACGATGCGCCGCAACGACGTATACGTGACCGACATGTACTACTCCGACGCGGTCAAAGGCCACACGGTCGCCTATTCCTGCCCCGTTCGCGATGAAGACGGCAGCGTGCTGGGCGTCTTTTCTACCCGATTCAACTGGAACTATATCTATGATATCATCGATTCGGCGCGCATCGGCAGCACCGGCGACATCTTTGTCATCAACAAGGCCGGCCTGGTCATCGGCGCCCGCAACCGCGCCGGGATTTTGCAAAAAGACCTCAGTCACCTGCAGGCGGCGCAGAGAGCCATGGCCGGCGAGACCTATGGTTTTACCATCGAGCGGGACGACAAGGGCAAGCTGCTGATCTTCGGCTACGCCCGGACGAGAGGGTACAACGCCTACAAAGGAAAAGACTGGTCTGTTATCGTCAGTGAAGCCCTGTAA
- a CDS encoding response regulator: protein MARILIGEDNVANCELLKKILSPQGHRVFIAHNGRDVVEMAKRLQPPPQLLLLDIMMPIMDGFQTIAELQRDWRTKSIPVMMVTSSSKTADVLRSKAAGVAGYILKPYEPKVLLERIDQIVGKEAPEKAQPLSKTFSASDLLEAEE from the coding sequence GTGGCGCGGATCCTGATCGGCGAAGACAATGTTGCAAACTGCGAATTGTTAAAAAAAATCCTGAGCCCCCAGGGGCATCGGGTTTTCATCGCCCACAATGGGCGGGATGTGGTCGAGATGGCCAAGCGCCTCCAGCCGCCGCCGCAGCTGCTGTTGCTCGACATCATGATGCCCATCATGGACGGCTTCCAGACCATCGCCGAGTTGCAGCGCGATTGGCGGACCAAGTCGATCCCGGTCATGATGGTCACCTCCAGCAGCAAAACGGCCGACGTGCTGCGCTCCAAGGCGGCCGGCGTGGCCGGATATATCCTGAAGCCCTATGAGCCCAAGGTGCTGCTCGAGCGGATCGACCAGATCGTCGGCAAGGAAGCGCCGGAAAAGGCGCAACCGCTCAGCAAAACCTTCTCGGCCAGCGACCTTCTGGAGGCAGAAGAATAA